TCTCATTATACATGAAGTATTCTGCGAAAGAACAGCCCGAATACGGTGCAATGTATTGCAAAGGAGCAGGATCTGCAGCAGTTGCGGAAACGACGATGGTGTAATCCAGTGCTCCGACCGCTTTTAGTTTTTCCACGATAGTCGCCACAGTGGAAGCTTTTTGTCCGATCGCTACGTAAACGCAGATAACTCCGGAACCTTTTTGGTTGATGATCGTATCCAGAGCGATGGAAGTTTTACCAGTTCCACGGTCTCCGATGATCAACTCCCTTTGGCCACGGCCTATCGGGATCATTGCGTCGATACTTTTGATACCGGTTTGAAGAGGTTCTTCTACCGGCTGTCTTTTAGAAATACCAGGAGCAGGACTTTCTACCGCACGAGTATGTTTGGTATTGATCGGCCCTTTTCCATCCAGAGGCTCACCGAGTGGGTTTACCACACGTCCGAGCATTTCAGGTCCTACCGGAACCTCTAGGATCTTTCCGAGTCTTTTTACGGAGAATCCTTCACGGATATTTTTGTATTCTCCGTAAATGATCACACCCACGGAATTGTCTTCCAAGTTGAATGCCTGACCGCGAACCCCGTTTTGGAATTCCACAAGTTCTCCGGCCATCACGTTTCTGAGACCGAAAACTCGAGCGATACCGTCCCCTACTTCCAGAACAGTTCCGACTTCTTCGACACCCAGATCTTTTTTATAATTTAAAATTTCCTGTTTGAGGACCGACGTAATTTCGTCTGTTTTAATTTTCATACACCACTCCGACCGGTAATTTGCTTTCCAGCAAGGTTTGCCTTACTTTCTTAAGTTGGCTTTTCATGGAAGAGTCGATCGCCAAGTCTTGGAATCTGACCACGAAACCTCCGAGAAGGCTCGGATCTTCACTTGCTTCCAAGATGAATTCCGATTTGAATCTTTCTTTTAATACGTCCCGAAGTTTGGAGAGAGAAGCCTCGTCCATAGCGGGATAACTTTTAACTTTCGCGCGAACTCTTCCTGCTTTACGATCCAATTCTTCTTTTAAAGCTTCGTGAATTTCGGAAAGAAATGAGAATCTTCCCCTGCGAAGAAGCACCTGTAAAAAATTCAGAGTGATTTCCGAAATTTTCCCCTGAAAGGTCTTTAATAGGACCGCTTCTTTATCTTCCCTTTTAACGGAAGGGGTATCGAAAAAATCGCGAAACTGAGGTTCTATTTTGAAAATACTTACAATAGAATCCAGTTCCTGTTCGGCTTCTTCCGGAGAAGAACTAGCGTCCGCAAATGCGGCCGCGTATGTTTTTGGGATCGCAGAATAGCTCATGTTACGCGCTCAGTTTCTTGATCTTGCCTAACTCGTTCTCGATAAAGGACTTATAATCGTCTGCTTTTAACTGTTTTTCCAGAACCAGGGCCGCGACTTGAACGGTCATGTCCACGATCTGTCCTTGGAGTTCTGCCAATGCTTTGGATTTTGCGAGTTCGATATCTTTCAGTGCGGTATCTTTGAGAGCCTTCACTTCTTTCGCAGCATCATCCAACATTTTGTTTTTCAGGTTAGTAGCGTCCGATTTAGCTTCCGCTACGATTCCGTTAGCTTGGTCTTTTGCTTGAGCGATTCTTGTTTCATAATCTTTCAGCAGAGATTCCGCCTCGGAACGTACGTCAGCAGCCTTACGAATATCGTTTTGGATGGTCTCAGCTCTTTCATCCAGAGCTTTGAGGATCACATCCCAAGCGAAAACTTTAAGGATAATAACGACTATCGTGAAGGTAATCAGGGTCCAAATGATCAGACCCGGATTAACGTCTAATAGTGCGCCTAATCCCCTGTCAGCTGCCAAGAGAAACAAGATTATTTACCTTCAGCCGGTGCGGAAACTTCAGTTTTAGCAGCAGATGCTTTGCTAACTGCTGTATTCAGAGTTCCACCTGCGAGGAACGCAATAACGATTGCGAACAGAGCCGCACCTTCGATAAGGGCTGCAGAGATAATCATTGCAGTTTGGATTTTTCCAGCTGCATCAGGTTGACGGCTGATTCCTTCAGCAGCAGAGCCACCGATTCTTCCGATTCCGAGTCCTGCGCCTAAAATAGCGAGTCCAGCTGCGATTCCTACTCCAATGTAACCTAGTCCGAATTCCATTTTATTACTTTCTCCTATTTGAAATCAAAACGCTTATAATTAAAATTA
The window above is part of the Leptospira licerasiae serovar Varillal str. VAR 010 genome. Proteins encoded here:
- the atpE gene encoding ATP synthase F0 subunit C, with translation MEFGLGYIGVGIAAGLAILGAGLGIGRIGGSAAEGISRQPDAAGKIQTAMIISAALIEGAALFAIVIAFLAGGTLNTAVSKASAAKTEVSAPAEGK
- the atpH gene encoding ATP synthase F1 subunit delta, which codes for MSYSAIPKTYAAAFADASSSPEEAEQELDSIVSIFKIEPQFRDFFDTPSVKREDKEAVLLKTFQGKISEITLNFLQVLLRRGRFSFLSEIHEALKEELDRKAGRVRAKVKSYPAMDEASLSKLRDVLKERFKSEFILEASEDPSLLGGFVVRFQDLAIDSSMKSQLKKVRQTLLESKLPVGVVYEN
- a CDS encoding F0F1 ATP synthase subunit B; protein product: MFLLAADRGLGALLDVNPGLIIWTLITFTIVVIILKVFAWDVILKALDERAETIQNDIRKAADVRSEAESLLKDYETRIAQAKDQANGIVAEAKSDATNLKNKMLDDAAKEVKALKDTALKDIELAKSKALAELQGQIVDMTVQVAALVLEKQLKADDYKSFIENELGKIKKLSA
- the atpA gene encoding F0F1 ATP synthase subunit alpha, which produces MKIKTDEITSVLKQEILNYKKDLGVEEVGTVLEVGDGIARVFGLRNVMAGELVEFQNGVRGQAFNLEDNSVGVIIYGEYKNIREGFSVKRLGKILEVPVGPEMLGRVVNPLGEPLDGKGPINTKHTRAVESPAPGISKRQPVEEPLQTGIKSIDAMIPIGRGQRELIIGDRGTGKTSIALDTIINQKGSGVICVYVAIGQKASTVATIVEKLKAVGALDYTIVVSATAADPAPLQYIAPYSGCSFAEYFMYNEKKATLVVYDDLSKQAVAYRQMCLLLRRPPGREAYPGDVFYLHSRLLERAAKLDEKYGAGSLTALPIIETQEGEVSAYIPTNVISITDGQIYLQSNLFASGVRPAVDVGISVSRVGSAAQIKAMKQVAGKMKLELAQFRELEAFAQLGTDLDPVTQAQLDRGYRIVEMLKQPVSSPYPVEEQVVEIFAVTRGHMDKVPVPKVREFGAHLLNVLRTQQPEVLNAIRTEKKISDEGKLGEVIASIAADFVRNLK